From a single SAR86 cluster bacterium genomic region:
- a CDS encoding glycerophosphodiester phosphodiesterase family protein yields the protein MNPIKLFFKDSSFTAFIHRGGAEDVTENTLDAFQYSANLGFVFMETDVQSTKDGKIVVFHDDSLKRVAGINKQIKQLDLKQLKDIKLLKGGTIPTLDELLHSFPKLKFNIDIKTHEATNESIKIIRQHNAFDRVCLASFSSKRLKKIRKILNGHLCSSMGMTEVLNLALNSYGLNLKISDGQCAQVPKSYFGIPVLSKRFIDYAHHCSKLVHVWTINNENDMHNIINLGVDGIMTDFPSVLKKVLLEKGLM from the coding sequence ATGAATCCAATTAAACTTTTTTTTAAAGATAGCTCCTTTACTGCATTTATCCATAGAGGTGGAGCAGAGGATGTAACTGAAAATACCCTAGATGCATTTCAGTATTCAGCTAATCTAGGTTTTGTTTTTATGGAGACAGATGTTCAATCTACTAAAGATGGCAAGATAGTAGTTTTCCATGATGACTCCTTAAAAAGAGTTGCGGGAATAAATAAACAAATAAAACAACTAGATTTAAAACAATTGAAAGATATAAAACTTTTAAAAGGTGGAACAATTCCTACTCTAGATGAGCTCTTACATTCCTTTCCTAAATTAAAATTTAATATTGATATCAAAACACATGAAGCAACTAATGAAAGTATAAAAATAATTAGGCAACATAATGCTTTTGATAGAGTCTGTCTTGCTTCCTTTTCTTCAAAACGTTTAAAGAAAATTAGAAAAATTTTGAATGGGCATCTATGTTCATCTATGGGCATGACAGAAGTTCTAAACCTCGCCTTAAATTCTTATGGTTTAAATTTGAAAATAAGTGACGGCCAATGTGCTCAAGTACCTAAATCGTATTTTGGTATTCCAGTATTAAGTAAGAGATTCATTGATTATGCTCATCATTGTTCTAAATTAGTCCATGTCTGGACAATAAATAATGAAAACGACATGCATAATATTATTAATTTAGGTGTTGACGGTATCATGACTGATTTTCCTAGTGTCCTTAAAAAGGTCCTACTAGAGAAAGGTTTAATGTAG
- a CDS encoding MFS transporter — protein sequence MSGQNKFTKQQLSWAFYDWANSAFATTVMAGLFPIFFKLYWASDFTGTESTAILGSANSIAALFIMLTAPLLGAYADLGNNQKKFLGFFAILGILSTSCLFLLPEKQWFLAASFFILGSIGFYGGNIFYDSLILSVSSAKERNRVSALGYSLGYLGGGLLFFLNVLMYLNPSSFGFSSNTEAVSWSFLSVAIWWGLFSLPIAISIKVDVKNKVENKKTSTLIFNSFKNIATTLRKIKKYKRVAIFLAAYWLYIDGVYTIIKMATAYGSDIGLDTSSMITALLLTQFIGFPSTIIFGYYADRIGFKRILTLGIILYILVCFYSAYMTTAKEFYLLAGTIGLVQGGIQAISRSFFSNLIPENKATEFFGFYNLVGRSAAVLGPSLVAWVALIFGNPRFGILSLLLLFIPGLILLWLVPQED from the coding sequence ATGTCAGGTCAAAATAAATTTACTAAACAACAATTGAGTTGGGCTTTTTATGATTGGGCCAATTCAGCATTCGCTACTACGGTGATGGCAGGCTTATTTCCTATTTTTTTTAAGTTGTACTGGGCATCTGATTTTACCGGAACAGAAAGTACTGCAATATTAGGTTCAGCAAATTCAATTGCAGCTTTATTCATAATGCTTACAGCACCTCTACTTGGGGCATATGCTGATCTTGGAAACAACCAAAAGAAATTCCTTGGTTTCTTTGCAATTTTAGGAATTTTATCAACATCTTGTTTATTTTTATTACCAGAGAAACAATGGTTCTTAGCGGCGTCTTTTTTTATTTTAGGAAGTATTGGGTTTTATGGTGGAAATATTTTTTATGACTCTTTAATCTTATCTGTATCAAGCGCAAAAGAAAGAAATAGGGTATCCGCCTTAGGTTACTCCTTAGGATACCTAGGAGGAGGGCTACTTTTTTTTCTAAATGTTCTAATGTATTTAAACCCATCTTCATTTGGTTTCAGTTCTAATACAGAAGCAGTTTCATGGTCCTTTTTAAGTGTAGCTATTTGGTGGGGTTTATTTTCTTTGCCCATTGCTATTTCTATAAAAGTTGATGTAAAAAATAAGGTTGAAAATAAAAAGACTTCTACCTTAATATTTAACTCATTTAAAAATATTGCCACTACTCTACGGAAGATAAAAAAATATAAAAGAGTAGCAATCTTTTTAGCAGCTTACTGGTTATATATTGATGGTGTTTATACAATTATAAAAATGGCAACAGCATATGGGTCTGATATTGGTTTAGATACTTCTTCGATGATAACAGCCTTACTTTTAACCCAATTTATAGGCTTCCCTTCCACAATTATATTTGGATACTATGCGGATAGAATTGGCTTTAAAAGGATATTAACTTTAGGAATAATTCTTTATATTTTAGTTTGTTTTTATAGTGCTTATATGACAACTGCAAAGGAATTTTATCTTTTAGCTGGAACAATTGGTCTTGTTCAAGGTGGTATACAAGCAATAAGTAGATCTTTCTTTAGTAACCTAATCCCAGAAAATAAGGCAACTGAATTTTTTGGTTTTTATAATCTGGTAGGAAGGTCTGCTGCGGTTTTGGGTCCTTCTTTAGTGGCTTGGGTAGCTTTGATTTTTGGTAATCCTAGATTTGGAATTCTTAGTCTTTTATTGTTATTTATTCCTGGATTAATTCTACTTTGGTTAGTGCCACAGGAAGACTAA
- a CDS encoding SDR family NAD(P)-dependent oxidoreductase — protein MKDKKIIITGGGSGIGAAIAKECSQSGAHVAILGRREDALISVADEIKKLGGNVEICSIDISDEDSFIKCLKSYKERWGKIDGLVNNAMSIHGGLIKDLTLEEWRENFTVSLDAAFVGIREVVPYMMAEKEGSIVNISSVVGLRGTSTLGAYAAAKAGLISLTQTAAIEAAPYVRVNCIAPGAVLTEASKVMLNTQELLDSTANSIPLKRIAEPEEMATIARFLLSSDSSFITGECIAADGGKTADLSAGMTGDWE, from the coding sequence ATGAAAGATAAAAAAATAATTATTACTGGGGGGGGGTCGGGTATAGGGGCAGCTATAGCAAAAGAATGTTCACAATCTGGAGCTCATGTTGCTATTTTAGGAAGAAGAGAGGATGCACTAATCTCAGTAGCGGATGAAATTAAAAAGTTAGGAGGAAATGTAGAGATCTGTTCTATTGATATTAGTGACGAAGATAGTTTTATAAAGTGCTTAAAATCATATAAAGAGAGATGGGGCAAAATCGATGGTCTAGTTAATAACGCAATGTCCATCCATGGAGGATTAATTAAAGATTTAACATTAGAGGAATGGAGAGAAAACTTTACAGTTTCTCTGGATGCGGCATTTGTAGGTATTAGGGAAGTGGTACCTTATATGATGGCTGAAAAGGAAGGTTCTATAGTTAATATTAGTTCGGTTGTTGGTTTAAGAGGCACTTCTACTTTAGGTGCTTATGCAGCTGCCAAAGCAGGGTTAATTAGCCTTACTCAAACAGCTGCAATAGAAGCTGCACCGTATGTAAGAGTTAATTGTATTGCTCCAGGTGCTGTTTTGACTGAAGCTAGTAAAGTTATGCTCAATACTCAGGAATTACTTGATTCAACAGCAAATTCAATCCCACTAAAGAGAATAGCTGAACCTGAGGAAATGGCTACGATAGCTAGGTTTTTATTAAGCTCTGATTCTAGTTTTATAACAGGGGAATGTATTGCAGCAGACGGAGGAAAAACCGCAGATCTAAGTGCAGGCATGACGGGAGATTGGGAATAA
- a CDS encoding SDR family NAD(P)-dependent oxidoreductase yields MRLRDKVILISGAGFGMGRETAKIFADEGASLMLNDINESDLKNTLSMLKGGTHQVYAGDISDSSMVMDMFAEIKASYKRIDGVVNNAGIGRSPGDGENAEIHETNDEGWRGVIGVNLDGAFYITREAVRLMFENKTKGSIVNISSTSAYTGDGPLAYCTSKGALLSFTRALALNLSSKGIRVNAICPGPISGRMMDSIPQEYQDSLAASIPLGRLGQPEEVARTSLFLLSDDSSFFTGQTLSPNGGSYMH; encoded by the coding sequence ATGAGATTAAGAGATAAAGTTATTTTAATAAGTGGTGCTGGTTTTGGGATGGGTAGAGAAACAGCGAAAATATTTGCAGATGAGGGAGCTTCATTAATGCTAAATGATATAAATGAATCTGATCTAAAAAATACTTTGTCGATGCTCAAAGGAGGCACCCATCAGGTTTATGCTGGGGATATTTCAGATAGTTCAATGGTTATGGATATGTTTGCTGAAATAAAGGCTTCTTATAAAAGAATTGATGGCGTTGTTAATAATGCTGGGATCGGCAGATCTCCTGGTGATGGTGAGAACGCAGAAATTCATGAAACAAATGATGAAGGTTGGAGAGGGGTCATTGGTGTAAATCTTGATGGAGCTTTTTATATAACAAGAGAAGCTGTAAGGTTGATGTTTGAAAATAAAACTAAAGGTTCTATAGTTAATATTTCTAGTACTTCTGCTTACACTGGAGATGGACCATTAGCTTATTGCACATCAAAGGGAGCTCTTTTGTCCTTTACAAGGGCACTAGCACTGAACTTAAGTTCAAAAGGTATTAGAGTAAATGCAATTTGTCCAGGCCCAATTTCTGGAAGAATGATGGATAGTATTCCACAAGAATATCAAGATTCTCTTGCTGCATCTATTCCTCTAGGAAGGCTCGGACAGCCAGAAGAAGTAGCTAGAACAAGTCTTTTTCTTCTTTCTGATGATTCTAGTTTCTTTACAGGTCAAACTTTATCGCCTAATGGCGGTTCTTATATGCATTAA
- a CDS encoding FAD-dependent oxidoreductase, translated as MKNTNYPFLSSSGSINQMELKNRMILAPMGSNFAHSTGKVSEKLKTYIEARAKGGAGLIILETSSVSWPLGSSMPNMIGLSKDEFIPDLLDLTNRVHAYDSKIAAQLNQSGKVSQEDVVAGRPILVPSIPEKEKSDLIEILTQDEIATFVKSAGPDGKGPRYHELSLEEIDREIVYFVEAARRVKTSGFDALEIHAGHGYLISSFLSPSINRRKDKYGGSPQKRAKLLEEIIQSIRNEVGINFPILVRLDAAEFRLKNGLTTDDFIETAKIAENAGADALDVSAYGNSNIGIAFTEGPLVHEPGGFLEFAKLAKKSVKIPIIAVGRLELGLAEKSIQKKDFDFLALGRKLLADPDLPKKVVNGLDKTIRPCIYCYVCVSKIFINGPMSCAVNSSLGYEEEDQDLLKKVKKKLNVIIVGGGPAGMEVARLLSIQGHKISLWEKEKDLGGTARIAGLAYDPNLKFINYLKDFIKNSDVEIKLDKLATSQEIKSLNPDLVVIATGAIRNSPKILGKDLPHVFDGEQLRSLLFSKETKILKKLSFSSNLILRLGRASQLLRNIPFLRFVSRFWMPFSRNITIIGGDLVGLELAEFLTERRRKITILESTNNLGTNLSIVRRARLIHELKEKGVNLVLGARIEKINKTNILYTSNGMSHDCKADQVIIATGAESDNLLSKKLESLDIKTQVVGDCYNIGYIEGAIKGAREIARNLVEVKS; from the coding sequence ATGAAAAATACTAACTATCCCTTTCTATCATCATCAGGTTCTATAAACCAAATGGAATTAAAGAACCGTATGATTTTAGCTCCTATGGGATCAAATTTTGCTCATTCGACAGGTAAAGTAAGTGAAAAACTAAAGACTTATATTGAGGCGAGAGCAAAAGGAGGTGCAGGACTAATAATATTAGAAACTTCTTCTGTTAGTTGGCCATTAGGCTCATCTATGCCTAATATGATTGGACTATCAAAGGATGAATTTATTCCAGATCTTTTAGACTTAACAAATAGAGTGCATGCATATGATTCAAAGATTGCCGCTCAGTTAAATCAAAGTGGTAAGGTCTCTCAAGAAGATGTAGTGGCTGGCAGGCCAATACTGGTTCCGTCAATCCCTGAAAAAGAAAAAAGTGATTTAATTGAAATTCTTACCCAAGATGAGATTGCGACCTTTGTAAAATCAGCAGGGCCTGATGGGAAAGGACCTAGATATCATGAATTATCTTTAGAAGAAATAGATAGAGAAATAGTTTATTTTGTAGAGGCTGCTAGAAGGGTAAAAACTTCAGGATTTGATGCATTAGAAATTCATGCTGGACATGGTTATTTAATTTCAAGTTTTTTATCCCCTTCCATAAATAGGCGCAAAGATAAATACGGCGGATCACCTCAGAAAAGAGCTAAATTATTAGAAGAAATAATTCAGTCAATAAGGAATGAGGTTGGTATAAATTTTCCCATTCTAGTTAGGCTTGATGCTGCAGAATTTAGACTAAAGAATGGCTTAACAACAGATGATTTTATTGAAACAGCAAAAATAGCTGAAAATGCCGGGGCTGATGCTTTGGATGTAAGTGCCTATGGAAATAGTAATATAGGGATAGCATTCACAGAAGGTCCTTTAGTTCATGAACCAGGAGGGTTTCTTGAATTTGCCAAACTCGCAAAGAAATCTGTAAAAATACCAATTATTGCCGTAGGAAGATTGGAGCTAGGTTTAGCGGAGAAGAGTATTCAAAAAAAGGATTTTGATTTTTTAGCTTTAGGAAGAAAATTATTGGCAGATCCAGACCTACCTAAAAAAGTGGTAAATGGACTAGATAAAACTATAAGGCCTTGTATTTATTGTTATGTTTGCGTTAGTAAAATTTTTATAAATGGACCTATGTCTTGCGCAGTTAATTCAAGCCTAGGTTATGAAGAGGAAGATCAAGATCTATTAAAGAAGGTTAAGAAAAAACTCAATGTGATAATTGTAGGTGGAGGACCAGCCGGTATGGAAGTAGCAAGATTACTTTCTATACAAGGTCACAAAATTAGTCTTTGGGAAAAAGAAAAAGATTTAGGGGGCACAGCAAGGATTGCAGGATTAGCATATGATCCAAATTTAAAATTCATTAATTATTTAAAAGACTTTATTAAAAATAGTGATGTAGAGATAAAGTTAGATAAGTTAGCAACTTCTCAAGAAATAAAGAGTCTAAATCCCGATTTAGTTGTCATTGCAACTGGTGCTATTAGAAACTCGCCTAAAATCCTTGGAAAAGATTTACCTCATGTTTTTGACGGTGAACAACTTAGAAGTTTGCTTTTTAGTAAAGAAACTAAGATATTAAAAAAATTATCATTCTCTAGTAATTTAATATTGAGGTTAGGTCGAGCGAGTCAATTATTAAGAAATATTCCTTTTTTAAGATTTGTTAGTAGATTTTGGATGCCTTTTTCTAGAAATATAACAATTATTGGAGGCGACTTAGTGGGTCTAGAGTTAGCAGAATTTCTAACAGAACGGAGAAGAAAAATAACAATCTTGGAATCTACAAATAATTTAGGCACCAATTTAAGTATTGTTAGACGAGCTAGGTTAATTCATGAATTAAAGGAAAAGGGCGTTAATTTAGTTTTAGGGGCAAGGATTGAAAAAATTAATAAAACTAACATTCTTTATACTTCAAATGGGATGAGCCATGATTGCAAAGCAGATCAAGTTATTATTGCTACAGGAGCAGAGTCAGATAATCTTTTATCCAAAAAACTTGAGAGCTTAGATATCAAAACTCAAGTAGTAGGCGATTGTTATAATATAGGTTACATTGAAGGTGCAATTAAAGGAGCAAGGGAAATTGCGAGAAATTTAGTAGAGGTAAAATCATGA
- a CDS encoding nuclear transport factor 2 family protein → MIMKSLEERIERLESLDSIKQLVAKYSLALDIRDLDALVSLFPEDVKAGKNKSGRLALKNWFDSTLRDQFTGTSHHTGNHIIEFTDPSNAHGIVYSKNEHETNNEWIIMQMMYWDDYIYLNQEWFFKRRLPLYWYASDLNSPPLGINKMRWPSIERYEGEFHSLWPSWEEFWAGKNNLTDVNPPIDAEKFLMTLRRSSKIPKIKVK, encoded by the coding sequence ATAATTATGAAGTCATTAGAAGAAAGAATTGAAAGGTTAGAATCTTTAGACTCCATCAAACAATTAGTGGCTAAATACTCATTAGCTTTAGATATTAGAGATTTAGATGCCTTAGTTTCCTTGTTTCCAGAGGATGTCAAAGCTGGAAAGAATAAATCAGGTAGATTGGCATTAAAAAATTGGTTTGATTCAACATTAAGAGATCAGTTTACTGGCACATCTCATCATACAGGTAATCATATAATTGAATTTACTGATCCATCAAATGCTCATGGTATTGTTTACTCAAAAAATGAACATGAAACTAATAACGAGTGGATCATTATGCAAATGATGTATTGGGATGACTACATTTATTTAAATCAAGAATGGTTTTTTAAGAGAAGACTGCCTTTATATTGGTATGCTTCAGACTTAAATAGTCCTCCTTTAGGAATAAATAAGATGAGATGGCCTTCCATAGAGAGATATGAAGGAGAATTTCATTCTCTATGGCCTTCTTGGGAAGAATTTTGGGCTGGTAAAAATAACTTAACAGATGTAAACCCTCCTATAGATGCCGAAAAATTCCTTATGACCTTAAGGAGGAGTAGTAAAATCCCAAAAATAAAAGTTAAATAA
- a CDS encoding amidase: protein MSFKEYDKYDGIGLASLVKSKEVSPEDLLNEAIERNENINPQTNAVVHKLYDEARKSIAKGLPDGPFMGVPFLLKDLHLMLTGTALTNGSNFFKENIADHNSTLVERYLNAGLVIFGKTNTPEFGLTVTTEPSLYGPTRNPWNLDYSSGGSSGGASSAVASGVLPMANASDGGGSIRIPASCCGLIGLKPSRARTPFGPDRGEGWAGQSISHCVSRTVRDSAALLDATSGPAPGDPYSVPHNKKTFLSSCSNYPKKLKVALSLPEDKEIDSEVIHAIKNTAELCQELGHDVELASPDLDVEVLGNAVGTIISANVALTLDMRAQQLGRSLKEGDVEHITYRMYENGKKATADQYAHATLLNHQAGRTLGNFMENYDVILSPVLNKPPVRIGEIDMSSKDVSTYINNLLSYSGFTGLYNQTGQPSISVPLNWSNLDLPIGSMFSAKFGDDALLLSLASQLEVARPWKDKRPPVYAGS from the coding sequence ATGAGTTTTAAAGAATATGATAAATATGATGGTATAGGTCTAGCAAGTTTAGTTAAATCTAAAGAAGTGTCACCCGAGGATCTTCTTAATGAAGCTATAGAGAGAAATGAAAACATTAATCCACAAACAAATGCAGTTGTGCATAAACTCTATGATGAAGCTAGAAAGTCAATAGCAAAAGGTTTGCCAGATGGTCCTTTCATGGGAGTTCCTTTTTTACTCAAGGATTTGCACTTAATGCTTACAGGGACAGCGCTAACTAATGGATCAAATTTTTTTAAAGAAAATATAGCTGATCATAATAGTACTTTGGTGGAGAGATACTTAAATGCAGGATTGGTTATTTTTGGAAAAACAAATACTCCAGAATTTGGTTTAACAGTGACTACTGAGCCATCTCTTTATGGGCCTACAAGAAATCCTTGGAATCTTGACTATTCTTCAGGTGGTTCAAGTGGCGGAGCATCTTCTGCTGTAGCATCTGGTGTTTTACCAATGGCTAATGCTAGTGATGGTGGAGGTTCTATTAGAATTCCAGCTTCATGTTGCGGTTTAATTGGATTAAAACCCAGTAGGGCAAGAACTCCATTTGGACCAGATAGAGGGGAAGGTTGGGCAGGTCAATCTATTAGCCACTGTGTTTCACGGACAGTTAGAGATTCAGCTGCCTTATTAGATGCCACTTCTGGACCTGCTCCGGGAGATCCTTACTCAGTTCCACATAATAAGAAAACTTTTTTATCTTCTTGCTCCAATTATCCTAAGAAATTAAAGGTTGCTTTATCTCTTCCCGAAGACAAAGAAATAGATTCTGAAGTTATTCATGCAATTAAGAATACAGCTGAATTATGTCAAGAATTAGGACATGATGTAGAGTTAGCTTCACCTGATTTAGATGTAGAGGTTTTGGGTAATGCTGTGGGTACAATAATATCAGCAAACGTTGCATTAACCTTAGATATGAGAGCTCAACAGTTAGGAAGGAGTCTTAAGGAGGGTGATGTAGAGCATATTACTTATAGAATGTATGAAAACGGAAAAAAGGCCACAGCAGATCAATATGCTCACGCAACTCTCTTAAATCATCAGGCAGGAAGGACTCTTGGTAATTTTATGGAAAATTATGATGTTATTCTAAGCCCAGTATTGAATAAACCTCCTGTTAGGATAGGAGAAATTGATATGTCTTCAAAGGATGTAAGCACTTATATAAATAATTTATTATCATATTCAGGTTTTACGGGTCTTTATAACCAAACTGGACAGCCCAGTATTTCAGTGCCATTAAACTGGAGTAACTTAGATTTACCAATAGGATCAATGTTTAGTGCAAAATTTGGTGATGATGCATTATTGCTATCCTTGGCTTCACAGCTAGAGGTTGCAAGGCCATGGAAAGATAAGCGACCTCCAGTTTATGCAGGTTCTTAG
- a CDS encoding dihydroorotase, with product MNNLTIINSRVVNEGLVEEKDILIKNGKIEKIDKLIEPQGDFIDGAGLTLMPGVIDDQVHFREPGLTDKGDIYSESRAAVAGGTTSFMDMPNVLPPTLTHDLWKEKIEIASNNSHANFSFYMGTSNTNIDEIRSINPYEVCGVKVFMGSSTGNLLVDNPVSLENIFKDSPVIITTHCEDTPMILSLEKEYRLRYGEDIPIENHEFIRSREACLASSKKAVDLATKFNSNLHILHVSTKEELLLFSNDNIEKKKITAEVCIPHLFFSSSDYAIKGTLIKCNPSIKDQQDKLALRQALKSGLIDFVATDHAPHDKKAKENPYFTCPSGMPSIQHTLLGVLELYKEGDLSLEDVPRVTSHNVAKRFDIKERGFLREGYWADIVLVDTEKEQLISDENLEYKCGWSPFEGDKFSSTIIKTLINGEIAYSEGKVSENVRGRKIEFTRG from the coding sequence ATGAATAATCTCACAATAATAAATAGCAGAGTAGTAAATGAGGGCCTTGTAGAAGAAAAAGATATCTTAATTAAAAATGGCAAGATAGAAAAAATAGATAAATTAATAGAACCTCAAGGGGATTTCATTGATGGCGCTGGCTTAACTCTCATGCCAGGTGTTATAGATGATCAGGTGCACTTTAGAGAACCTGGTTTAACAGACAAAGGAGACATATATTCTGAATCAAGAGCAGCTGTTGCAGGAGGTACAACTTCTTTTATGGATATGCCAAATGTACTTCCACCAACATTAACTCATGATCTATGGAAAGAAAAAATAGAAATAGCTAGCAATAACTCACATGCGAATTTCTCTTTTTACATGGGTACTAGTAATACCAATATAGATGAAATAAGGTCTATAAACCCTTATGAAGTTTGTGGTGTAAAAGTTTTCATGGGTTCTTCGACCGGTAATCTTTTAGTTGATAATCCTGTCAGCTTAGAAAACATATTTAAGGATTCGCCGGTTATAATTACTACTCATTGCGAAGATACTCCAATGATCCTTTCTCTCGAAAAAGAATATAGACTTAGATATGGTGAAGATATTCCCATAGAAAATCATGAATTCATTAGGTCTAGAGAGGCGTGTTTAGCTTCAAGTAAGAAAGCTGTAGACTTGGCTACAAAATTTAATTCCAATTTACACATTTTGCATGTTTCAACAAAAGAAGAGTTATTATTATTTTCGAATGACAATATTGAAAAAAAGAAAATAACTGCCGAAGTATGTATTCCACATTTATTTTTTTCTTCATCTGATTATGCAATAAAAGGTACATTAATTAAATGTAATCCGTCTATTAAAGATCAACAAGATAAATTGGCATTAAGACAAGCTCTAAAATCTGGTCTAATTGATTTTGTTGCTACTGATCATGCTCCTCATGATAAAAAGGCTAAAGAGAACCCTTACTTTACATGCCCTTCAGGAATGCCTAGTATACAACATACCTTATTGGGTGTTTTAGAACTATATAAAGAGGGAGATTTATCTCTTGAAGATGTCCCCAGGGTAACTTCACACAATGTAGCCAAAAGATTTGATATCAAAGAAAGAGGGTTTCTAAGGGAAGGTTATTGGGCTGATATAGTTCTAGTTGATACAGAAAAAGAACAGTTAATTAGTGATGAGAATCTTGAATATAAATGTGGTTGGTCGCCTTTTGAAGGCGATAAGTTTAGTTCTACTATAATTAAGACATTAATTAATGGAGAGATAGCTTATAGTGAAGGAAAAGTCTCAGAAAATGTAAGAGGAAGAAAAATAGAATTTACAAGAGGTTAA
- a CDS encoding FAD-binding protein translates to MSNLTPLDDHWFSEIKEPLKPQSEKELQWDEVTDVLIVGCGGAGIASALEASDHQKQVLVIDRFFGGGATAASGGIYYAGGGTSIQKEAKVKDSVEEMYKYLKIETDGVVKDSTLHKFCEESPSNLEWLIGHGVKFNSSTYTKKTSYPNKQYFLYHSDNSLVPSYAKIAKPAPRGHKGYIKGRSLATGVGIAIFNPLLESAIKKGVKTLFQTEVTNLIVNRRNKIIGVEVLHMPPGTRLSKLHKIYSQRAQALQMYIRPLANYYRNKAIKIEEKVRIKKLIKASKGVVLSSGGFIFNKKMVSYYAPKYKGGIPLGTTGDNGAGIRLGQSVGAAVNLMDRVTAWRFLNPPLAWGQGIVVNKEGSRYSNEMVYGATLGDAMCERQEGKAILILDSSLRKEAWKQIGPGKVLPFQRNPAILSMLFNSKKSNTIAGLAKKCGMSPLKLYSSIEQYNLVAKGKKKDKFGKSSEDCREISKGPFYAMDVSVDSKYFPCAVLTLGGLVVNEETGNVKDCKGEDIKGLYAAGRTAVGICSNIYVSGLSISDCIFSGRRAGLNVSK, encoded by the coding sequence GTGAGTAATTTAACACCATTAGATGATCATTGGTTTTCAGAGATTAAAGAACCTCTAAAACCTCAATCTGAAAAAGAACTTCAATGGGATGAAGTGACAGATGTTCTTATAGTGGGATGTGGAGGTGCAGGAATAGCATCTGCTCTTGAAGCTTCAGACCATCAAAAACAAGTATTAGTTATAGATAGATTTTTTGGAGGAGGCGCAACTGCAGCTAGCGGAGGTATTTATTATGCCGGTGGCGGAACTTCAATTCAGAAAGAAGCTAAGGTTAAGGATTCAGTAGAGGAAATGTATAAATATTTAAAAATAGAAACTGATGGAGTTGTTAAAGATTCAACTTTGCATAAGTTTTGCGAAGAGAGCCCGTCTAATCTTGAGTGGCTGATTGGTCATGGAGTTAAGTTTAATTCATCCACTTATACAAAAAAAACTTCATATCCTAATAAGCAATATTTTCTTTATCATTCAGATAATTCCCTTGTTCCAAGTTATGCAAAAATAGCAAAGCCAGCTCCCAGAGGGCACAAAGGCTACATAAAAGGAAGATCTTTAGCGACTGGAGTTGGAATAGCAATTTTTAATCCTTTATTAGAGTCAGCCATAAAGAAAGGAGTCAAAACTCTATTTCAAACTGAAGTTACTAATCTTATTGTTAATAGAAGAAATAAGATTATTGGAGTTGAAGTCCTTCATATGCCACCTGGAACAAGACTATCTAAGCTGCATAAAATTTATTCTCAGAGGGCACAGGCTCTTCAAATGTATATAAGGCCACTAGCAAATTACTACAGAAATAAGGCTATTAAGATTGAAGAAAAAGTTAGAATAAAAAAATTAATAAAAGCATCAAAGGGAGTAGTTTTATCCTCTGGAGGTTTTATTTTTAACAAGAAGATGGTGAGCTATTATGCTCCTAAATACAAAGGTGGTATTCCTTTGGGGACAACAGGAGATAACGGTGCCGGCATAAGATTAGGGCAGTCTGTTGGCGCAGCCGTTAATTTAATGGATAGAGTTACAGCTTGGAGGTTTCTCAACCCACCTCTAGCATGGGGTCAAGGAATAGTTGTTAATAAAGAAGGATCAAGATATTCAAATGAAATGGTCTATGGAGCTACTTTAGGAGATGCTATGTGTGAAAGGCAAGAAGGTAAAGCTATTCTTATTCTGGATAGCTCTTTAAGGAAGGAGGCATGGAAACAAATTGGTCCGGGAAAAGTTCTTCCTTTTCAGAGAAACCCTGCAATACTAAGTATGTTATTTAATTCAAAGAAATCAAATACCATTGCTGGTTTAGCTAAAAAGTGCGGTATGTCGCCATTAAAGCTATATTCATCAATAGAACAATATAATTTAGTTGCTAAAGGGAAGAAGAAAGATAAATTTGGTAAGTCTTCAGAAGATTGTAGGGAGATAAGTAAAGGTCCTTTCTATGCAATGGATGTGTCAGTGGACAGTAAATATTTTCCGTGCGCCGTATTAACTTTAGGCGGTTTGGTGGTAAATGAAGAAACTGGCAATGTTAAAGATTGTAAGGGAGAAGATATAAAAGGATTGTATGCAGCAGGAAGGACTGCAGTTGGTATTTGTTCGAATATCTATGTCAGCGGCTTATCAATCAGCGATTGCATCTTTTCGGGTAGAAGGGCAGGTTTAAATGTTTCAAAATAA